A single region of the Candidatus Cloacimonadota bacterium genome encodes:
- a CDS encoding ATP phosphoribosyltransferase regulatory subunit yields the protein MRNNYIPLTDVWKWRFVEETIHSVMSFFNYNEARPPILISNDVIKKIYYSFSDKKGLDNLISKLYQIESEEKLSLRPDGTVTYLSQYKKLSDDRSINRIYYIGPMFHRSNSESASDGQFHQFGAEALGSSSYIIDVEVIRLGLNIFKKFGLTDVKLELSSFGCEVCRPSYIKELTHYWKGLDNKLCKKCSTDYTPYKIESADCKNCQNLWEKSPSIFDYLCKDCQENFGLIKRALANLMITYTINPKIKMNFEYYNQIVFRYRTVNNKKNHYIGSGGRYDYLAKSITGKVLPAIGLSSNTEELISLLEEKKLFPEQTNLFKVYIMATHLDLEITLLQIVQELHDNNIKVIIGTTESNYHNQLKVAQNDGSSLMIVIDNEMIREGKATIYNLVKNHKEIINISDILKNVLRLKKALSNDVY from the coding sequence ATGAGAAATAATTATATACCTTTGACAGACGTCTGGAAGTGGCGTTTTGTCGAAGAAACGATACACAGTGTAATGAGTTTTTTTAACTACAATGAAGCTAGACCACCCATTTTAATTTCGAATGATGTTATCAAAAAGATATACTATTCTTTTAGTGATAAAAAGGGATTGGATAATTTGATCAGTAAGCTGTATCAAATAGAATCCGAAGAGAAATTGAGTTTAAGACCAGATGGAACGGTAACCTATCTGAGTCAATACAAGAAGCTTTCTGATGATAGATCAATTAATAGAATTTACTACATAGGACCGATGTTCCACCGATCTAATAGCGAATCAGCTTCTGATGGGCAATTCCATCAATTCGGCGCTGAAGCCCTTGGAAGTAGTTCCTATATAATTGATGTAGAAGTTATTCGACTCGGTTTAAATATCTTTAAGAAATTTGGACTGACCGATGTTAAACTCGAGTTAAGTAGTTTCGGTTGTGAAGTATGCAGACCATCATATATCAAAGAGTTGACACATTACTGGAAAGGATTGGATAACAAGTTGTGTAAAAAATGTAGTACTGATTACACCCCCTACAAAATTGAAAGTGCTGATTGTAAAAATTGCCAAAACCTATGGGAAAAAAGCCCTTCGATTTTTGACTATTTATGTAAGGATTGCCAAGAAAACTTTGGATTAATAAAAAGAGCATTAGCAAATCTCATGATTACTTATACAATAAACCCTAAAATCAAGATGAATTTCGAATACTATAATCAGATAGTTTTTAGGTATCGCACGGTAAATAACAAAAAAAACCACTATATTGGTAGTGGTGGAAGATATGATTATTTAGCTAAAAGCATTACAGGGAAAGTATTACCAGCAATTGGGTTGTCGTCAAATACAGAAGAATTGATATCTTTGTTAGAAGAGAAAAAACTCTTTCCTGAGCAGACTAATTTATTCAAGGTTTATATCATGGCAACTCACCTGGATCTAGAAATAACTTTGCTGCAAATAGTACAAGAATTACACGATAATAACATTAAAGTTATTATTGGAACTACAGAGTCTAATTATCATAATCAATTAAAAGTTGCTCAGAATGATGGTTCTTCTTTGATGATTGTTATTGATAATGAGATGATTAGAGAAGGGAAAGCTACAATCTATAATCTTGTAAAGAATCACAAAGAAATCATCAATATAAGTGATATACTAAAAAATGTACTACGGCTTAAAAAAGCTCTAAGTAACGATGTTTATTAA
- a CDS encoding Rid family detoxifying hydrolase: MKAIHTYGAPTAIGPYSQATFKKGFLFISGQIGIDPATGQLGKSFEAQADQIFTSLSNILNAANMSFRNVVKVTIFIEDLMNFESLNKIYARNFSEPYPARETVQVSRLPLNAALEISLIACDL; this comes from the coding sequence ATGAAAGCAATTCATACTTATGGAGCCCCAACTGCTATTGGTCCTTATTCTCAGGCAACTTTCAAAAAAGGGTTTTTATTTATATCAGGTCAGATTGGTATAGATCCAGCAACCGGACAACTTGGTAAATCTTTTGAAGCCCAAGCAGATCAAATATTCACAAGCTTAAGTAACATTCTTAATGCAGCTAACATGTCTTTTAGAAATGTTGTGAAAGTTACCATCTTTATCGAAGATTTAATGAATTTCGAATCTCTTAATAAAATTTATGCTCGAAATTTCAGTGAACCTTATCCTGCTAGAGAGACAGTACAAGTATCTCGCTTACCGCTTAATGCAGCTTTAGAAATATCACTAATTGCTTGTGATTTATAA
- a CDS encoding hemolysin family protein yields MFSDLNYLKILGFLFLSAYFSGSETAFFSIGKIQQKKLEMQHDHSSNRTLRLLNKPRQLLITILLGNTIVNVAASSIAAVITVTYAQHFWPDKQIPIWMLILSMVIMTILLVFFGEITPKLFAISHAERFAKYSGFFIELLKYIFYPIIQLLVIISKLFSIKVDHFSDAHTNFTTEDLKNLLDSKSRYHPLNDSEKKIISGIFKFTSTETKKIMVPRVDIKGVSIEESIESISEQIINSGYSRLPVYNKNIDDMVGIIYAKDIILNPDNQTIDKLLRKPIFVTENTKIQTLLNLFRARKTHMAIVVDEYGGTSGLITLEDILEELVGEIVDEYDQEIPHLNRLSENEFLASGMLNITDLNEELNLNIDADKYDNLAAFLYDKFNRVPNIEEKIEYNEQALFIIASVKGQRIESVRIILYKDEEFEF; encoded by the coding sequence ATGTTTAGTGATTTAAATTATCTAAAAATACTTGGCTTTTTATTCCTCTCTGCCTACTTTTCAGGATCTGAGACAGCTTTTTTCTCTATTGGCAAGATTCAACAAAAGAAACTGGAAATGCAACATGATCATTCCTCCAATAGAACTTTACGTTTACTCAATAAACCAAGGCAACTTCTTATAACAATTCTATTGGGAAATACTATTGTAAATGTAGCTGCTTCTTCGATAGCAGCTGTCATCACTGTTACTTATGCTCAACATTTTTGGCCTGATAAGCAGATCCCTATCTGGATGCTCATACTATCAATGGTTATTATGACTATTTTGCTGGTTTTTTTTGGGGAGATTACTCCCAAGTTATTTGCTATCTCACATGCTGAAAGATTTGCTAAATATTCGGGCTTTTTCATAGAACTTCTTAAATACATTTTTTATCCTATCATTCAATTGTTAGTCATTATAAGTAAACTTTTTTCAATTAAAGTTGATCATTTCTCTGATGCTCATACTAATTTCACGACAGAAGATCTAAAAAATCTGCTCGATTCCAAATCACGATATCATCCCCTAAATGATAGTGAGAAGAAAATTATCTCGGGAATCTTTAAGTTCACTTCCACCGAAACAAAGAAAATCATGGTACCGAGGGTTGATATAAAGGGAGTTTCTATCGAAGAAAGCATCGAATCTATTAGTGAACAGATTATCAACTCCGGGTATTCCAGACTACCGGTGTATAATAAGAATATTGATGATATGGTCGGCATTATTTATGCTAAAGATATTATACTTAATCCTGATAATCAAACTATTGATAAGTTGCTCAGAAAACCGATATTTGTGACTGAAAATACTAAGATACAAACACTTTTAAATCTTTTCAGGGCAAGAAAGACTCATATGGCAATAGTAGTGGATGAGTATGGTGGGACTTCAGGTTTAATTACTCTGGAAGACATATTAGAAGAGCTCGTTGGAGAAATTGTCGATGAATACGATCAAGAGATCCCTCATCTAAATCGCCTATCCGAAAATGAGTTTCTTGCCAGCGGTATGTTAAATATTACAGATCTTAATGAGGAGTTGAATTTAAATATTGATGCCGACAAGTATGATAATCTAGCTGCTTTTCTGTATGACAAATTTAACAGGGTGCCAAATATAGAAGAAAAGATCGAATACAATGAACAGGCATTGTTTATTATTGCCAGTGTTAAAGGACAACGAATAGAATCAGTAAGGATTATTCTCTATAAAGATGAAGAGTTTGAGTTTTAA
- the ybeY gene encoding rRNA maturation RNase YbeY, which yields MSIRNIKLINKTTYSVDRKVFIKLLDSIAQYEKELEGKDIDVCLVGEREIKSLNKRFFGRDTVTDVLTFHSEFALLPYLGEIVINIESIMKERDSGNLEELNRVFIHGVLHLLGFDHINTEAGKQMSDKESFLLKNLN from the coding sequence TTGAGTATCCGGAATATCAAACTAATCAATAAAACAACCTATTCTGTTGACAGAAAGGTCTTTATAAAGCTTTTGGATTCTATAGCTCAGTATGAGAAAGAATTAGAAGGTAAAGACATTGATGTATGTCTTGTTGGAGAAAGAGAAATTAAAAGTCTAAATAAAAGATTTTTTGGCAGGGATACTGTCACTGATGTTTTAACCTTTCACAGCGAATTTGCTTTACTACCCTATTTAGGTGAAATTGTGATAAACATAGAGAGTATCATGAAAGAAAGAGATTCAGGTAATCTAGAAGAATTGAATAGAGTTTTCATTCATGGGGTATTACATCTATTAGGTTTTGACCATATCAACACAGAAGCTGGCAAACAGATGTCCGATAAAGAAAGTTTTTTGTTAAAAAATCTAAATTAG
- the dapA gene encoding 4-hydroxy-tetrahydrodipicolinate synthase produces MLQGSIVALVTPFKNNDIDYNAVDRLLDFHLESKTDGILLSGTTGESPTLAGDEKEYFVRYVIQKLAGKIPVMVGTGTNNLSKTIAETLKAQQLGADYALVITPYYNKPTQKGMYYFFKKVYEETDIPLVIYNVPGRTSINITAETVIRLAEDCERIVAIKEASGNIAQITKIIKYAPKDFSLLSGEDMLNLPIMCCGGKGTVSVTANIVPSLMSKLINLCLKGDYEKAKAIHLDLLELNQVLFIETNPIPVKEALHLMGYIEREIRLPLYFLESENLQKVEEVLKKLELIK; encoded by the coding sequence ATGCTTCAAGGTTCTATTGTTGCTTTGGTAACCCCTTTTAAGAATAACGATATCGACTATAATGCAGTTGATCGTCTTCTCGATTTTCATTTAGAAAGTAAAACAGATGGAATATTACTCAGTGGTACTACTGGAGAATCTCCCACTTTAGCTGGTGACGAAAAGGAATATTTTGTCAGATATGTTATTCAAAAGTTAGCTGGTAAAATACCTGTCATGGTTGGAACGGGAACAAATAATTTGTCTAAGACAATTGCTGAAACATTGAAAGCACAACAGTTAGGCGCTGATTATGCACTTGTTATCACACCTTATTATAACAAACCGACTCAAAAAGGAATGTATTACTTCTTTAAAAAAGTTTACGAAGAGACAGATATTCCATTGGTTATCTATAATGTACCCGGACGAACCAGTATTAATATAACAGCAGAAACTGTAATCCGGCTGGCTGAAGATTGTGAACGAATAGTCGCAATTAAAGAAGCCAGTGGCAATATTGCTCAAATAACCAAGATTATTAAATACGCTCCAAAGGATTTTTCTCTACTATCAGGTGAAGATATGCTGAATCTTCCTATTATGTGTTGCGGTGGTAAAGGAACGGTCTCGGTTACAGCAAATATTGTGCCCTCTCTGATGAGCAAATTGATCAATCTCTGCTTGAAAGGAGATTATGAAAAAGCGAAAGCAATACATCTGGATTTACTGGAACTGAACCAAGTACTATTCATCGAAACAAACCCTATACCTGTTAAGGAAGCTTTACACCTGATGGGATATATAGAAAGAGAGATTCGTTTACCATTATACTTTTTAGAATCAGAAAACCTGCAAAAGGTTGAAGAGGTTCTTAAAAAGCTTGAGTTAATAAAATAA
- a CDS encoding LysM peptidoglycan-binding domain-containing protein, whose translation MAGYSFIYDDSSKWGIIYRANRDQITDPNLIYVDQVLKIPRGLPDTWKVYRGESLWRIASYPEVYGKGIEWPRIYRENRDQIQDPDLIYPNQIFRIPRD comes from the coding sequence ATAGCTGGTTATAGCTTCATCTATGATGACTCTTCAAAATGGGGAATTATTTATCGTGCCAATCGTGACCAGATTACTGATCCTAATTTGATCTATGTCGATCAAGTTTTGAAAATACCTCGTGGTTTACCTGATACATGGAAAGTTTATCGTGGTGAGAGCTTATGGCGTATAGCTTCTTATCCAGAGGTTTACGGTAAAGGGATCGAATGGCCAAGAATATATCGAGAAAACAGAGATCAAATACAAGATCCTGATTTGATATACCCTAATCAGATATTCCGTATCCCCAGAGATTAA
- a CDS encoding VanZ family protein, which translates to MLEGNQKKKFLTILFVFWCVIIFLLSVVPTDETPLSSITFIDKIAHFLQYLIFALLYYFMRSYQQRSAEKIIRELIFLSIIISITNEFIQIPIPGREFCLLDIAANFIGFLVVIIYLIMRTKKKKWLRNERNEK; encoded by the coding sequence ATGCTTGAAGGTAATCAGAAAAAAAAATTCTTAACAATCCTGTTTGTTTTTTGGTGTGTAATTATTTTTCTACTCTCTGTAGTTCCTACTGATGAAACACCACTTTCCTCAATAACTTTTATAGATAAGATAGCACATTTCTTGCAGTATTTGATTTTTGCTTTGCTTTACTACTTTATGAGATCATACCAGCAAAGATCTGCTGAAAAAATCATCAGAGAGTTAATCTTTTTATCAATCATAATCTCAATAACAAACGAATTTATTCAAATCCCAATACCGGGAAGAGAATTTTGCTTGCTTGATATTGCAGCAAATTTTATCGGTTTCTTAGTAGTAATCATTTATCTTATTATGAGAACCAAAAAGAAAAAATGGCTAAGAAATGAAAGGAATGAGAAATAA
- a CDS encoding ABC transporter permease, with translation MIYNSLIINSIYQLGSYISFTLTVLSKIPKIFNRFYEFTKQLRKMGYDSLLLITVTSGFTGLVTAVQASYQTRGYIPQSLIGVMVGKSTMTELAPVLTALVLSGKIGAAIAAEIGTMKVSEQIDAMKSMGVDPNDYLYLPRIIAGIIILPLLTIYANLIGIVSAFFVSKLKYDLNAYTFFVNMKNYFRPMDLWGGLVKAFFFGLVITSIACYCGSRTEGGAEGVGKVATLSVVYSSILILLMDFIVAAVLFGGY, from the coding sequence ATGATCTATAATTCACTAATCATCAATAGTATTTATCAATTGGGGAGTTATATCTCATTTACTCTGACAGTGCTCTCAAAAATACCTAAAATCTTTAACCGGTTTTACGAGTTTACTAAACAATTGAGAAAAATGGGTTATGATTCTTTACTTCTGATTACAGTTACTTCAGGATTTACCGGATTAGTCACTGCCGTTCAAGCATCATATCAAACTCGCGGATACATACCCCAAAGCTTGATAGGCGTTATGGTGGGGAAATCAACAATGACTGAACTGGCTCCTGTTCTAACTGCTTTAGTGTTATCCGGTAAGATCGGTGCTGCAATAGCAGCAGAGATAGGCACTATGAAGGTCAGCGAACAGATTGATGCCATGAAAAGTATGGGTGTTGATCCTAACGATTACCTCTATCTACCCAGAATTATTGCCGGAATAATAATACTGCCTCTGTTAACAATCTATGCTAACCTTATCGGTATTGTCTCAGCTTTCTTTGTCTCCAAACTCAAGTATGATCTGAATGCTTATACCTTTTTTGTTAATATGAAAAACTATTTCAGACCGATGGATTTATGGGGTGGTCTGGTAAAAGCTTTTTTCTTTGGTTTAGTGATAACTTCTATTGCCTGTTATTGTGGTAGTCGTACCGAAGGTGGAGCAGAAGGGGTTGGTAAAGTAGCGACCTTGAGTGTTGTTTATTCTTCAATACTAATTCTGTTAATGGATTTTATTGTAGCTGCAGTTTTATTCGGAGGATATTGA
- a CDS encoding DUF3108 domain-containing protein, translating into MKSLSFKTLLLIVLILSISGGDLLFSADEVVDTNIQFTFAIRYLGLKVADVRLNDTRTQNEGRIDVIAKSVSLGNILFKINNKYSVEYQRDYIPYSYSKSIEQKNFTQEKTTLWFPLEKRMEIKVDNTLASHFHYEEEQFHDFFSALLYIRDHIVSKEPQDIYIYANSNFWVAQISKLGEDKIGKRNTIKYSINFQQSSNNQKQRSDVLTNNIIKEDNTLYLWFTDDDERLPLQAEYDTSPFSVFWTLESYEISSPISYQNRNFE; encoded by the coding sequence ATGAAGAGTTTGAGTTTTAAGACATTATTGCTCATAGTGCTTATTTTGAGTATCTCTGGTGGAGATTTGCTTTTTTCAGCAGATGAAGTCGTTGATACTAATATTCAATTCACTTTTGCTATACGTTATCTGGGTCTGAAAGTAGCAGATGTTCGGTTAAATGACACAAGAACCCAAAATGAAGGAAGAATCGACGTAATAGCAAAATCAGTTTCTTTAGGAAATATACTTTTTAAGATCAACAATAAATACTCTGTAGAATATCAAAGAGATTACATTCCTTATAGTTATAGTAAGTCAATCGAGCAAAAGAACTTTACTCAAGAAAAAACGACTCTTTGGTTTCCTCTGGAAAAGAGAATGGAAATTAAAGTTGATAATACATTAGCCAGCCATTTTCATTATGAGGAAGAGCAATTCCATGACTTCTTCTCAGCTCTGCTTTATATCAGAGATCATATTGTATCTAAAGAACCACAAGATATATATATATATGCTAATAGCAACTTTTGGGTTGCTCAAATCAGCAAATTAGGAGAGGATAAAATAGGTAAGAGAAATACTATCAAATATAGTATTAACTTTCAACAGAGTAGCAATAATCAGAAACAAAGAAGTGATGTCTTAACCAATAATATCATCAAAGAAGATAACACTCTATATCTCTGGTTTACCGATGATGATGAACGATTGCCTTTGCAAGCAGAATATGATACATCTCCCTTTTCAGTATTTTGGACTTTGGAGAGTTATGAGATTTCCTCACCCATTAGTTATCAGAATAGAAATTTCGAGTAA
- a CDS encoding HDIG domain-containing protein: MKHSWIFIILICSIIISYLFFVLHRNSYDILGYSYKVGQIADRDVIAPFTFTVYKSAETRAQEQEIIDTTIEPIYRISDEIKYNVIQRVDVFMESLALLDLQDYTKTNNYLSRQFGFSLTPEMLNTLTDQNKKLLLYEHLIQSFNRVMDIGVYDEEVSLQTIQLVRNDDVRRYSLDRLYSPSEVSARIINDMPDQQLKIILAQILHYFVDYNIVIDVDRMNRLRQEAYQVIDPVLTEVLENEEIIRKNRRITETDLRKLDALSNAYREYIQESELPDILLSTIAYFLLSMLLILSGYLFFRVAIKEHFKDIRHTTIYAILILITCLFAFVVAMFPVLHILIFPFSMSVFIFALIFSPLGGFIFNIVAYFLILPFFNWNIIDTSIIFLATMLIIVVMTKMKDSHDFIPLSIYIIFSFFISLSVIALVTSLSGEEFLLFFVYGIISCAISITGMVLISPIIEKRLNLATKMILLELLDTNNPILKRMAIEAPGTFHHSITVGILAESAAEAIGANPLLARVASYYHDIGKLENPYIFIENNSDATKIHDDMESYESAANIKNHVLEGLSLAKKNRLPEQVIDIIKQHHGDSKVAYFYNKAKEKNTTIEDETIYRYYGPKPQTKEAALVMIADIVESTAKSQMHQHTEESLKKIINDTIQRLILEEQLSETPITLRELEITKSYMLPIIIGIYRKRIEYPEYQTNQ, from the coding sequence TTGAAACACAGTTGGATCTTCATAATCCTTATTTGCTCAATTATCATCTCCTATCTGTTTTTTGTTTTGCACAGAAATAGTTATGATATATTGGGCTATAGCTATAAGGTCGGACAAATAGCTGATAGAGATGTCATCGCTCCCTTTACTTTTACCGTTTATAAAAGCGCAGAGACCAGAGCACAGGAGCAAGAGATAATAGACACTACCATAGAACCTATATATCGTATTTCTGATGAGATTAAGTACAATGTTATTCAAAGAGTTGATGTATTTATGGAAAGTTTAGCTCTTTTGGATCTCCAAGACTATACAAAAACAAATAACTATCTAAGTCGCCAGTTTGGATTTTCATTGACTCCGGAAATGCTCAATACTCTTACAGATCAGAACAAAAAACTACTGCTCTATGAACATCTTATTCAATCATTTAACAGAGTTATGGATATTGGGGTTTATGATGAAGAAGTCTCATTGCAAACCATCCAGTTGGTACGTAATGATGATGTGAGGAGGTATAGTTTAGATCGGCTCTATAGCCCGTCAGAAGTATCTGCACGAATAATAAATGATATGCCTGATCAACAACTCAAGATAATATTAGCACAAATTCTGCATTATTTTGTTGATTACAATATTGTCATTGATGTTGACAGAATGAACAGATTAAGACAGGAAGCTTATCAAGTTATTGATCCAGTATTAACAGAGGTTTTAGAAAATGAAGAGATCATCAGAAAAAACCGTAGAATAACCGAGACAGACCTCAGAAAACTCGATGCATTGTCTAATGCCTACCGAGAATATATACAAGAGAGCGAATTACCAGACATACTTCTATCAACAATAGCATATTTCTTACTATCTATGTTGTTGATTCTTTCCGGATATTTATTCTTTAGAGTTGCTATTAAGGAGCATTTTAAAGACATAAGACATACTACAATATATGCCATACTTATTTTGATAACCTGTCTATTCGCTTTCGTGGTTGCTATGTTTCCTGTATTACATATCTTGATATTTCCATTTAGCATGTCTGTATTTATCTTTGCCCTGATTTTCTCGCCGTTAGGCGGTTTTATTTTCAATATTGTTGCTTATTTCCTTATTCTACCCTTTTTCAATTGGAATATCATTGACACTTCAATCATATTTTTAGCAACTATGCTGATCATTGTTGTCATGACAAAGATGAAAGATAGCCACGATTTCATACCATTATCGATTTATATCATCTTTTCTTTCTTTATATCATTATCTGTAATTGCTTTGGTGACATCACTTTCGGGAGAAGAATTTCTGCTATTTTTTGTGTATGGTATCATATCTTGTGCGATTTCAATCACAGGGATGGTATTGATTTCTCCTATTATAGAGAAACGTCTTAATTTAGCAACAAAGATGATCTTGCTGGAGTTATTAGACACGAATAATCCAATTTTAAAACGTATGGCAATAGAAGCACCCGGTACTTTTCATCATTCCATAACTGTGGGTATCTTAGCGGAAAGTGCTGCTGAAGCAATTGGTGCAAATCCTTTATTGGCTAGGGTAGCTAGCTATTATCATGATATTGGAAAGTTAGAAAATCCATACATCTTTATCGAGAATAATAGTGATGCAACAAAAATACATGATGATATGGAGAGTTATGAAAGTGCTGCTAACATTAAGAACCATGTTTTAGAAGGTCTAAGTTTGGCTAAAAAAAACAGACTTCCGGAACAGGTTATAGATATTATCAAACAACATCATGGTGACAGCAAAGTAGCATATTTTTATAATAAAGCAAAGGAAAAGAATACCACTATTGAAGATGAAACGATCTATCGGTATTATGGTCCTAAACCTCAAACAAAAGAAGCTGCGTTGGTTATGATTGCCGATATTGTAGAATCAACAGCAAAATCACAAATGCATCAACATACTGAAGAATCACTTAAAAAGATTATTAATGATACGATCCAAAGATTGATCTTAGAAGAACAACTTTCAGAAACACCGATCACTTTAAGAGAGTTGGAAATAACTAAAAGCTATATGCTACCGATTATCATCGGTATATATAGAAAAAGAATTGAGTATCCGGAATATCAAACTAATCAATAA
- a CDS encoding thiamine ABC transporter substrate-binding protein, with product MIKSGKNILRTLSGNLILILFLLINVSMTSCTKKEQSIRSSREANILKIYTYDSFVTWGLADATIPLFEEKTGSKVIVESVGDAGNILNRLIMEKNNPQADIVIGLDNIMLGRVLHEKVLMPYRSENMNNIPEIFHFDKTNHLTPYDYGYFAFVYDSYIIDKPPATFGNIQDGIWKNKIVISDPRTSSPGLGLLLWTIATFGENGYIHFWRSIRNNILTVSSSWDEAYSMLLAGEVPIVLSYSTSPAYHIETENTDRYKAFIPQEGGFMQIEGAGIVKDTPNLELAKRFIDFMLTIEFQKSIPTSQWMFPVNKNVILPTSFNEVPIPQTILNDKLDLVDISPQLMDRWLMRWIEVMIN from the coding sequence ATGATTAAATCGGGAAAAAATATTTTGCGGACCTTATCAGGAAACCTGATATTAATATTATTTTTACTCATTAATGTTTCAATGACTAGTTGCACCAAAAAAGAGCAAAGTATTAGAAGTAGCAGAGAAGCAAATATTCTGAAGATATATACTTACGATAGTTTTGTAACTTGGGGATTAGCAGATGCAACCATTCCATTGTTCGAAGAAAAAACAGGATCAAAAGTTATAGTTGAAAGTGTCGGAGATGCTGGTAATATCTTGAATCGCCTTATTATGGAAAAGAATAACCCTCAAGCTGATATCGTTATAGGGTTGGATAACATAATGTTAGGCAGAGTTTTGCACGAGAAGGTGCTAATGCCTTATAGATCAGAAAACATGAATAATATTCCGGAGATCTTTCATTTTGATAAGACTAATCACCTGACACCTTATGACTATGGTTATTTTGCCTTCGTTTATGATTCTTATATAATTGATAAACCTCCTGCAACATTTGGTAATATTCAGGATGGTATCTGGAAGAATAAAATAGTAATCTCAGATCCTCGTACTTCCAGTCCCGGTTTAGGATTATTATTGTGGACTATCGCTACTTTTGGAGAAAATGGATATATACATTTCTGGCGCAGTATAAGGAACAACATTTTGACTGTCTCATCCTCTTGGGATGAAGCATACAGCATGTTGTTAGCGGGTGAAGTCCCAATAGTTCTTAGTTATTCTACGAGCCCAGCATATCATATTGAAACTGAGAATACTGATCGCTATAAAGCTTTTATTCCACAGGAAGGTGGTTTTATGCAAATTGAAGGTGCTGGCATTGTTAAAGACACCCCTAATCTCGAATTAGCTAAGAGATTTATTGATTTTATGCTAACGATAGAGTTTCAGAAAAGCATTCCCACTTCCCAATGGATGTTTCCAGTTAATAAGAATGTTATACTACCGACCTCTTTTAATGAAGTACCAATACCGCAAACGATATTAAATGATAAATTAGATTTGGTGGATATTAGTCCCCAACTTATGGATAGATGGTTAATGCGATGGATAGAAGTAATGATCAATTAA
- the trmL gene encoding tRNA (uridine(34)/cytosine(34)/5-carboxymethylaminomethyluridine(34)-2'-O)-methyltransferase TrmL: MDRSNDQLNFHVALFNPEIPSNTGNIGRICVGCNAKLHLIKPIKFFLTDKYLKRAGLDYWDKLNLEFHENIELFFEKYKSQNIYLCTTKGKYIHTDIEYERGDVFMFGPETKGLPSELIHKYPEQTIRIPMTEDIRSLNLANSVAVILYEAWRQLSFQ; the protein is encoded by the coding sequence ATGGATAGAAGTAATGATCAATTAAACTTTCATGTTGCACTTTTCAATCCAGAAATACCTTCAAATACTGGTAATATAGGAAGAATTTGTGTCGGCTGTAATGCTAAACTTCACTTGATAAAGCCGATTAAGTTTTTTTTGACTGATAAGTACCTGAAACGTGCCGGATTGGACTATTGGGATAAACTAAATCTGGAGTTTCACGAAAATATCGAACTATTCTTTGAAAAGTACAAGTCGCAAAATATATACCTCTGTACAACTAAAGGGAAGTATATACATACAGATATTGAATACGAAAGAGGAGATGTGTTTATGTTCGGACCTGAGACAAAAGGACTACCATCAGAATTAATTCATAAGTATCCGGAACAAACTATAAGGATCCCCATGACTGAAGATATAAGATCACTAAACCTTGCTAACAGTGTAGCCGTCATATTATATGAAGCTTGGCGGCAACTCTCTTTCCAATAA